From Pyrenophora tritici-repentis strain M4 chromosome 1, whole genome shotgun sequence, the proteins below share one genomic window:
- a CDS encoding AcoA, Pyruvate-2-oxoglutarate dehydrogenase protein encodes MNQLFANAKDNGLGRNMPVHYGSKELNIHTISSTLATQIPHAAGAAYALKMQNMQNPDTEPRVAVCFFGEGAASEGDFHAALNIAATRQVPCIFICRNNGYAISTPTSDQYRGDGIASRGAGYGIATLRVDGNDIFAVRRATAEARKLALKNGGQPVLVEMMAYRVGHHSTSDDSFAYRQRVEVEDWKRRDNPLTRLRKWLEGKQLWDEDREKELRGTTRKEVLRAFEEAEKEKKPSIRNAFEGVWEDLTDEQRAHVEELKDILTRYPKEYDLGGFERGIQGLDDLLAEKKKGV; translated from the coding sequence ATGAACCAACTCTTCGCAAACGCAAAGGACAATGGTCTCGGCCGCAACATGCCCGTCCACTACGGCAGCAAGGAATTGAACATTCACACCATAAGTTCAACCCTGGCCACACAAATACCTCACGCAGCAGGCGCAGCCTATGCTCTCAAGATGCAAAACATGCAAAACCCAGACACAGAACCACGAGTCGCAGTATGCTTCTTCGGCGAAGGAGCAGCCAGCGAAGGAGACTTCCACGCCGCCCTCAACATTGCCGCCACACGCCAAGTCCCCTGCATCTTCATCTGCCGCAACAACGGTTATGCAATTTCCACACCTACCTCGGACCAATACCGTGGCGACGGCATCGCCTCGCGCGGCGCGGGCTACGGTATCGCCACCCTCCGCGTCGACGGCAACGACATCTTCGCCGTCCGCCGCGCCACAGCCGAAGCACGTAAACTCGCACTCAAAAACGGCGGCCAACCCGTTCTCGTCGAAATGATGGCGTACCGTGTAGGCCACCACAGCACCTCGGACGACTCCTTCGCCTACCGCCAACGTGTCGAAGTCGAAGACTGGAAGCGCCGCGATAACCCCCTCACACGACTGAGGAAATGGCTCGAGGGCAAGCAGCTGTGGGATGAAGATCGGGAAAAGGAACTACGCGGCACGACGAGGAAAGAGGTTCTTCGCGCTTTTGAAGAAGCGGAAAAGGAGAAGAAACCTAGTATCAGGAATGCGTTTGAAGGCGTGTGGGAGGATCTGACAGACGAGCAGAGGGCGCATGTTGAGGAGCTCAAGGATATTCTTACGAGGTATCCAAAGGAGTATGATTTGGGCGGGTTTGAACGTGGTATTCAAGGTTTAGATGATTTGTTggcggagaagaagaaggggGTTTAG